From Luteococcus japonicus, one genomic window encodes:
- the gcvT gene encoding glycine cleavage system aminomethyltransferase GcvT, which produces MTQDLLTSPLNARHDQAGAKFAEFGGWSMPLEYAGGGVLAEHHAVRDGIGIFDVSHLGKALVSGAGAVDFLNGVLANDLRKIGPGKAQYTMLCNESGGVVDDLIAYLKSDDEVFLIPNAANTTTVVQVLQAAAEGTGITVTNQHADFAVLAVQGPKALELVSGLGLPVDMDYMGFAVVERDGWSMTVCRTGYTGELGVELVTPSEHAVEVWDEVVAAGEQYGIRPCGLAARDTLRTEMGYSLHGNDITPEINPVEAGLSWAVGWKKEEPFHGSEALRRIKAEGPARRMRGLLAEGRGIARHGMAVVDDEGNQIGEVTSGTFSPTLKQGVALALVDAVHGLDEVVGVQVRNRVEKFRIVKPPFVTPEVREG; this is translated from the coding sequence ATGACGCAAGACCTGCTGACTTCGCCCCTGAATGCCCGACATGACCAGGCGGGGGCCAAGTTCGCCGAATTCGGCGGCTGGTCGATGCCGCTGGAGTACGCGGGCGGGGGAGTGCTGGCCGAGCACCATGCCGTCCGGGACGGCATCGGCATCTTCGACGTCTCCCACCTCGGCAAGGCCCTGGTCAGTGGTGCTGGCGCCGTCGATTTCCTGAACGGCGTGCTCGCCAATGACCTGCGCAAGATCGGGCCCGGCAAGGCCCAGTACACGATGCTCTGCAATGAGTCCGGCGGCGTGGTCGACGACCTGATCGCCTACCTGAAGTCCGACGACGAGGTCTTCCTGATCCCCAATGCGGCGAACACCACCACGGTGGTCCAGGTCCTGCAGGCCGCAGCCGAGGGCACTGGCATCACGGTCACCAACCAGCATGCGGACTTCGCCGTGCTGGCGGTCCAGGGGCCCAAGGCTCTGGAGCTCGTCAGTGGTCTGGGTCTTCCGGTGGACATGGACTACATGGGCTTCGCCGTCGTCGAGCGTGACGGGTGGAGCATGACCGTCTGCCGCACTGGCTACACCGGTGAACTGGGCGTCGAGCTGGTGACGCCGTCGGAGCACGCCGTCGAGGTCTGGGACGAGGTGGTGGCGGCCGGTGAGCAGTACGGCATCCGTCCCTGTGGACTGGCAGCCCGCGACACGCTGCGCACGGAGATGGGCTACTCGCTGCACGGCAACGACATCACGCCCGAGATCAATCCGGTCGAGGCCGGTCTGTCCTGGGCCGTCGGCTGGAAGAAGGAGGAGCCCTTCCACGGTTCCGAGGCGCTGCGTCGCATCAAGGCCGAAGGCCCCGCTCGTCGGATGCGCGGGCTGCTGGCAGAGGGGCGGGGGATCGCCCGTCACGGCATGGCCGTCGTCGACGACGAGGGCAACCAGATCGGCGAGGTGACCAGCGGGACCTTCTCGCCCACCCTGAAGCAGGGCGTGGCGCTGGCGCTGGTCGACGCCGTCCATGGCCTCGATGAGGTTGTCGGCGTGCAGGTGCGCAACCGGGTCGAGAAGTTCCGGATCGTCAAGCCGCCCTTCGTCACCCCCGAGGTGCGCGAGGGCTGA
- the sucB gene encoding 2-oxoglutarate dehydrogenase, E2 component, dihydrolipoamide succinyltransferase → MATEVTLPALGESVTEGTVSRWLKAVGDRVEVDEALVEVSTDKVDTEIPSPAAGIVLEIRVAEDDVAEVGAVLAVIGEESEAGAAAAPAPAAPSTEKPAENEQPADASVQQQAEANQTEAAPADPSAAETPAGGAQGTEVTLPALGESVTEGTISRWLKEVGETVEADEPLVEVSTDKVDTEIPSPVAGTVLEIRVKEDEVAEVGAVLAIVGDASAAPAPAAAPAAPAPAAAPAPTPAAPAAPAAAPAPAAPAAAPAPAAPAASSDEPGPYVTPLVRKLAAENGVDLNSLTGTGVGGRIRKQDVLDAAEAKKAPAAAPAAPAASSPAAAAHAGERPAPKGADSSKRGTTEKMSRLRQTIAKRMTESLQTSAQLTATVEVDLTKISQLRKAHKDDFKKREGASLSYLPFITKASIEALKQFPFVNATIEDNQVTYHDVEHIGIAVDTEKGLLVPVIKDAGDLNIAGLAKKIADLASRTRDNKVTPDELGGGTFTITNYGSAGTLFDTPIINLPQVAILGTGALVKRPMVMDVDGADVIAVRDMMYLSLTYDHRLIDGAKAALFLAAVKARLEEGDFAGELGA, encoded by the coding sequence ATGGCGACCGAAGTCACTCTTCCGGCCCTTGGTGAAAGCGTCACCGAAGGCACCGTCTCTCGCTGGCTGAAGGCGGTCGGAGACCGTGTCGAGGTCGACGAGGCCCTCGTCGAGGTCTCGACCGACAAGGTCGACACCGAGATCCCCTCGCCCGCCGCCGGCATCGTGCTCGAGATCCGCGTCGCCGAGGATGACGTCGCCGAGGTTGGCGCCGTCCTCGCCGTCATCGGTGAGGAGTCCGAGGCCGGTGCCGCCGCGGCGCCCGCCCCCGCCGCTCCCTCGACGGAGAAGCCCGCCGAGAACGAGCAGCCCGCCGACGCCAGCGTGCAGCAGCAGGCCGAGGCCAACCAGACCGAGGCCGCTCCGGCCGATCCGTCCGCCGCCGAGACCCCCGCTGGTGGAGCGCAGGGCACCGAGGTCACCCTCCCCGCCCTGGGCGAGTCCGTCACCGAGGGCACCATCAGCCGCTGGCTGAAGGAGGTCGGCGAGACCGTCGAGGCCGACGAGCCGCTGGTCGAGGTCTCCACCGACAAGGTCGACACCGAGATCCCCTCGCCCGTCGCCGGCACTGTGCTGGAGATCCGGGTCAAGGAGGACGAGGTGGCCGAGGTCGGCGCCGTGCTGGCCATCGTCGGTGACGCCTCCGCCGCCCCCGCTCCCGCTGCAGCCCCCGCGGCTCCCGCTCCGGCCGCAGCACCTGCCCCGACTCCGGCCGCTCCGGCTGCCCCGGCTGCTGCCCCGGCTCCGGCTGCCCCGGCTGCTGCCCCGGCTCCCGCTGCCCCGGCTGCGTCTAGCGACGAGCCCGGCCCGTACGTCACCCCGCTGGTGCGCAAGCTGGCCGCGGAGAATGGCGTCGACCTGAACTCGCTGACCGGCACCGGCGTCGGTGGCCGCATCCGCAAGCAGGATGTGCTGGACGCTGCCGAGGCCAAGAAGGCCCCGGCTGCCGCTCCCGCTGCTCCGGCCGCCTCGTCTCCGGCCGCTGCGGCTCACGCCGGCGAGCGTCCTGCCCCGAAGGGTGCGGACTCCAGCAAGCGTGGCACCACCGAGAAGATGAGCCGTCTGCGCCAGACGATCGCCAAGCGGATGACCGAGTCCCTGCAGACCTCGGCACAGCTGACGGCGACCGTAGAGGTGGACCTCACGAAGATCTCGCAGCTGCGCAAGGCCCACAAGGACGACTTCAAGAAGCGTGAGGGTGCGTCGCTGAGCTACCTCCCCTTCATCACGAAGGCATCCATCGAGGCCCTCAAGCAGTTCCCCTTCGTCAATGCGACGATCGAGGACAACCAGGTCACCTACCATGACGTCGAGCACATCGGCATCGCGGTGGACACCGAGAAGGGCCTGCTGGTCCCGGTGATCAAGGATGCGGGCGACCTGAACATCGCCGGCCTCGCCAAGAAGATCGCCGACCTGGCCTCCCGCACCCGCGACAACAAGGTCACCCCGGACGAGCTGGGTGGTGGCACCTTCACCATCACCAACTACGGCTCGGCCGGCACCCTGTTCGACACCCCGATCATCAACCTGCCCCAGGTGGCGATCCTCGGCACCGGTGCGCTGGTCAAGCGCCCGATGGTGATGGACGTCGACGGTGCGGACGTGATCGCGGTGCGCGACATGATGTACCTCTCGCTGACCTACGACCACCGTCTGATCGACGGTGCGAAGGCCGCCCTCTTCCTGGCCGCCGTCAAGGCGCGCCTGGAGGAGGGTGACTTCGCCGGGGAGCTCGGCGCCTGA
- a CDS encoding DUF4191 domain-containing protein produces MASEKAKELAAKQKAQVKAEKERKKNSSDPRDWSQMRQIKESYRLTKEADPKLPLVLAAGFFGPVLLGILLGVLVKPVWFWILLGIMVGMTVAMLLFTRRVKNSVYKRYEGQPGSAEIALNMLPKGWQSTPAINATRQMDVVHRVVGPGGLILVGEGDPGRLKQLLATEVKRHEQTAYGVTVQTVQMGDAAGQVPLPKLADHIKKLPKQLDAAKIDEVTKRLRAMDAVRSRIPVPKGPLPQQGSRRAMRGR; encoded by the coding sequence ATGGCGAGCGAGAAGGCCAAGGAACTGGCGGCCAAGCAGAAGGCCCAGGTCAAGGCGGAGAAGGAGCGCAAGAAGAACTCCTCCGACCCGCGCGACTGGAGCCAGATGCGCCAGATCAAGGAAAGCTACCGCCTCACCAAGGAAGCCGATCCGAAGCTCCCGCTGGTGCTGGCCGCGGGCTTCTTCGGCCCGGTGCTGCTGGGCATCCTGCTCGGCGTGCTGGTCAAGCCCGTCTGGTTCTGGATCCTGCTCGGCATCATGGTGGGCATGACGGTGGCGATGCTGCTGTTCACCCGCCGCGTCAAGAACTCCGTCTACAAGCGCTACGAGGGCCAGCCCGGCTCCGCCGAGATCGCGCTCAACATGCTGCCCAAGGGCTGGCAGTCCACCCCGGCCATCAATGCCACGCGTCAGATGGATGTCGTGCACCGCGTCGTGGGCCCCGGCGGCCTGATCCTCGTCGGCGAGGGCGACCCCGGCCGCCTGAAGCAGCTGCTGGCCACCGAGGTGAAGCGCCACGAGCAGACCGCCTACGGCGTCACCGTGCAGACCGTCCAGATGGGCGATGCCGCCGGTCAGGTGCCCCTGCCCAAGCTGGCCGACCACATCAAGAAGCTGCCCAAGCAGCTGGATGCCGCCAAGATCGATGAGGTCACCAAGCGCCTGCGCGCCATGGACGCCGTGCGCTCTCGCATCCCGGTCCCCAAGGGCCCGCTGCCCCAGCAGGGCTCGCGTCGCGCGATGCGCGGCCGCTGA
- a CDS encoding leucyl aminopeptidase, with protein sequence MPTPRTPSPLTRGALLPTIELVGQAPGDADVLVLGVTGQADSPALVGVPASIAKAAPGDLLELATDLGASPKAGTVTQLPRVGSRLLAVGLGSDELSPEQVRRSCGAAARSAAALAKETTLHVAVSLETAESELVRAVIEGIVLGGYEFAKVGTEAAAKISRLSVVTSLGGAEAKQVVADAQAVAQAVLVARDWVNAPANLLYPESFAEEVRELTKGTKLAVEVLDEKQLAKEGFGGILAVGGGSQRPPRLVRVEHKPRGAKNHLVLVGKGITFDTGGLNLKPADGMYTMKCDMGGAAAVLAATHAIAELGLDVWVTCYASMAENMPSGASYRPSDVISMYGGTTVENVNSDAEGRLVMADALARSQADKPDLVVDVATLTGACMVALGNRMAGLMTSDDPTADLVLDAAETAGEEFWQLPIPEYLRESLESKVADLKSGGPRLGGALTAAAFLQHFVEEDVAWAHLDIAGPAFNDDEPHDYVPAGGTGHAVRTLVELARSLQA encoded by the coding sequence GTGCCCACTCCGCGCACCCCCAGCCCCCTCACCCGGGGCGCCCTCCTTCCCACGATCGAACTCGTCGGCCAGGCCCCCGGGGATGCCGACGTGCTGGTCCTCGGCGTGACCGGCCAGGCCGACAGCCCCGCCCTCGTCGGGGTTCCGGCCAGCATCGCGAAGGCCGCGCCGGGCGACCTGCTGGAGCTGGCCACGGACCTCGGCGCCAGCCCCAAGGCGGGTACCGTCACCCAGCTGCCACGAGTCGGTTCCCGGCTGCTGGCCGTGGGTCTGGGCAGCGACGAGCTCTCGCCGGAGCAGGTACGCCGCAGCTGCGGTGCCGCGGCGCGCTCCGCCGCCGCGCTGGCGAAGGAGACGACACTGCACGTGGCCGTCAGCCTGGAGACTGCCGAGTCCGAGCTGGTCCGCGCGGTCATCGAGGGCATCGTGCTGGGTGGTTACGAGTTCGCCAAGGTGGGCACCGAGGCGGCCGCGAAGATCAGCCGGCTCAGCGTCGTGACCTCACTGGGCGGTGCTGAGGCCAAGCAGGTCGTGGCCGATGCCCAGGCCGTCGCGCAGGCCGTGCTGGTGGCACGCGACTGGGTGAACGCCCCCGCCAACCTGCTCTACCCCGAGTCCTTCGCCGAGGAGGTCCGCGAACTGACCAAGGGCACGAAGCTGGCCGTCGAGGTGCTCGACGAGAAGCAGCTGGCCAAGGAGGGCTTCGGCGGCATCCTGGCCGTCGGTGGGGGCTCGCAGCGCCCGCCGCGCCTGGTCCGGGTGGAGCACAAGCCACGCGGAGCGAAGAACCACCTCGTCCTGGTGGGCAAGGGAATCACCTTCGACACCGGCGGCCTGAACCTCAAGCCGGCCGACGGCATGTACACGATGAAGTGCGACATGGGTGGTGCCGCCGCCGTGCTCGCCGCCACCCACGCCATCGCCGAGCTGGGCCTGGACGTGTGGGTCACCTGCTACGCGTCGATGGCGGAGAACATGCCCTCGGGCGCCTCCTACCGGCCCAGCGACGTGATCAGCATGTATGGCGGCACGACGGTGGAGAACGTGAACTCCGACGCGGAGGGCCGTCTGGTGATGGCCGACGCCCTGGCCCGCTCGCAGGCCGACAAGCCTGACCTGGTGGTGGACGTCGCCACCCTGACGGGCGCCTGCATGGTGGCCCTGGGCAATCGGATGGCCGGCCTGATGACCTCCGACGACCCGACGGCCGACCTGGTGCTGGACGCCGCGGAGACGGCCGGCGAGGAGTTCTGGCAGCTGCCCATCCCGGAGTACCTTCGCGAATCGCTGGAGTCAAAGGTTGCCGACCTCAAGTCCGGCGGCCCCCGGCTGGGCGGTGCACTGACCGCCGCCGCCTTCCTGCAACATTTCGTCGAGGAGGACGTCGCGTGGGCCCACCTGGACATTGCCGGGCCCGCCTTCAACGACGACGAGCCGCACGACTACGTGCCCGCCGGGGGTACCGGTCACGCGGTGCGCACCCTCGTCGAGCTGGCCCGCAGCCTGCAGGCCTGA
- a CDS encoding ABC-F family ATP-binding cassette domain-containing protein, producing MAATNILNAERVTKTYGTRTILDEVSLGLGKGDVIGVVGRNGDGKSTLLKVLTGAIEPDDGRVTRTGSVSIGVLTQAEQVCEGQTVRDLIVDGEPDHVWARDAYRRAVVEHLLADIDLDAELSRLSGGERRRAGLVSLMLGHHDLLVLDEPTNHLDVEAVAWLADHLNALQQRNIAMLVVSHDRWFLDAICNRVWEVHDGVVDPYDGGYAAYVLARAERSRQAAANEARRQNLVRKELAWLRRGAPARTSKPKFRIEAANTLIEDVPPPRDRLALEQFSVSRLGKDVFDLEKVTLRFGERTLLNQLTWSIGPGDRIGLLGVNGAGKTTLLNLLAHELSPTSGRVKQGKTLRLGHLSQHIGELDERETVLESVNRLKQETKLATGKDASASNLLQEFGFTGEKLVTRIGELSGGERRRLSFLMILMDEPNVLLLDEPTNDLDIDTLTVIEDYLDTWPGTMIIVSHDRYFLERVTDYTYALMGDGRCVLLPGGVDEYLEHRRKRPSPGSGNVGATGSADADAPATSETGAQPKASQAEVRQARKDMSRIDGQLTKLRARMEKTHARMAEAASDYAKLAELQAELQGASDEADELELAWLEAAEIAEG from the coding sequence GTGGCAGCCACCAACATTCTCAATGCCGAACGGGTCACCAAGACCTACGGCACGCGCACCATCCTCGACGAGGTCTCCCTCGGCCTCGGCAAGGGCGACGTGATCGGCGTCGTCGGCCGCAATGGTGACGGCAAGTCCACCCTGCTCAAGGTGCTCACCGGCGCCATCGAGCCCGACGACGGCCGGGTCACCCGCACCGGAAGCGTCTCGATCGGGGTCCTCACCCAGGCGGAACAGGTGTGTGAGGGCCAGACCGTCCGTGACCTGATCGTCGACGGTGAGCCGGACCATGTCTGGGCCCGCGATGCCTACCGTAGGGCCGTCGTCGAACACCTGCTGGCCGACATCGACCTGGATGCCGAGCTGTCCCGCCTGTCCGGCGGGGAGCGGCGCCGCGCCGGGTTGGTCAGCCTGATGCTGGGCCACCATGACCTGCTGGTCCTCGACGAGCCGACCAACCACCTCGACGTCGAGGCCGTGGCCTGGCTCGCAGACCACCTGAATGCCCTGCAGCAGCGCAACATCGCCATGCTGGTGGTCAGCCACGACCGCTGGTTCCTGGACGCCATCTGCAACCGCGTCTGGGAGGTGCACGACGGCGTCGTCGACCCCTACGACGGTGGCTATGCCGCCTACGTGCTGGCCCGCGCCGAGCGCTCCCGGCAGGCCGCCGCCAATGAGGCACGCCGCCAGAACCTGGTGCGCAAGGAACTCGCGTGGCTGCGCCGCGGTGCGCCGGCACGCACGTCGAAGCCGAAATTCCGCATCGAAGCCGCCAACACCCTGATCGAGGACGTGCCGCCGCCACGCGACCGGCTGGCCCTGGAGCAGTTCAGCGTGAGCCGGCTGGGCAAGGACGTCTTCGACCTGGAGAAGGTGACGCTGCGCTTCGGCGAGCGCACCCTGCTGAACCAGCTCACCTGGTCCATCGGGCCGGGCGACCGGATTGGTCTGCTCGGCGTCAACGGCGCCGGCAAGACCACGCTGCTGAACCTGCTGGCGCACGAGCTCTCCCCCACGTCAGGACGGGTCAAGCAGGGCAAGACCCTGCGGCTGGGGCACCTTTCCCAGCACATCGGCGAACTGGACGAGCGCGAGACGGTGCTGGAGAGCGTCAACCGGCTCAAGCAGGAGACCAAGCTTGCCACCGGCAAGGATGCGTCGGCCTCCAACCTGCTGCAGGAATTCGGCTTCACCGGGGAGAAGCTGGTCACCCGGATCGGTGAGCTCTCCGGTGGCGAGCGTCGCCGGCTGAGCTTCCTGATGATCCTGATGGACGAGCCCAATGTGCTGCTGTTGGACGAGCCCACCAATGACCTGGACATCGACACCCTGACCGTGATCGAGGACTACCTCGACACCTGGCCGGGGACCATGATCATCGTCAGCCACGACCGCTACTTCCTGGAGCGCGTCACGGACTACACCTATGCCCTGATGGGCGACGGGCGCTGTGTGCTGCTGCCCGGAGGTGTCGACGAGTACCTGGAGCACCGGCGCAAGCGCCCCTCGCCAGGCTCGGGGAACGTGGGCGCGACCGGCTCGGCGGACGCAGATGCACCGGCGACGAGCGAGACCGGTGCACAGCCCAAGGCTTCGCAAGCCGAGGTGCGCCAGGCCCGCAAGGACATGAGCCGGATCGACGGACAGCTCACCAAGCTGCGGGCACGGATGGAGAAGACCCACGCGCGGATGGCGGAGGCC